A window from Drosophila willistoni isolate 14030-0811.24 chromosome XR unlocalized genomic scaffold, UCI_dwil_1.1 Seg143, whole genome shotgun sequence encodes these proteins:
- the LOC26529969 gene encoding mitochondrial import inner membrane translocase subunit Tim13 has translation MADVSNEEIMSQMKQQMALANAQGQLSKMTGKCFKACIAQPGTSLNASEQRCISQCVDRFMDVWDLVARTYGNRLQREEELEKPYEKTGMF, from the coding sequence ATGGCTGACGTAAGCAATGAAGAGATAATGAGTCAAATGAAGCAGCAAATGGCTTTGGCCAATGCCCAGGGTCAGCTCTCCAAGATGACGGGAAAGTGCTTTAAGGCATGCATCGCCCAGCCGGGCACTTCGCTGAATGCATCGGAGCAACGTTGCATTTCCCAGTGTGTGGATCGTTTCATGGATGTTTGGGATCTGGTGGCACGCACTTATGGCAATCGCTTGCAGCGTGAGGAAGAACTGGAAAAGCCGTATGAAAAGACTGGAATGTTTTAA
- the LOC6645474 gene encoding msx2-interacting protein: protein MQLVNILWFGLLITPQALALNTCEGQSFGYKITNPEKPESYFLCLGFMGLKLDQNCNDGFRFSQQLQTCVDKDKSTKEPTENVTPEKPIFFNIFGYFWPSSQSTEVKKPENSSVKVISQSALLLNSELSENESEPLNDDTTEASEEQGSTLSTDNTSDDFSYFYSGDGPTSEEPSLSTVTDSIQDTSTENDVIVSDEPSSEEPLPEDSFIQLSQDIFANSNEHFQEINISSSEEPSQDTSTEENISSSEEPSSSDVTEPSQEPSSEEPLPENPFIELSQDILENSNEGPPQETSTEENISSSGEPSSSDVTEASQEPSSEEPLPENPFVELSQEIFENSNEEPSQESSTEQNISSSEEPSSSDVTEPSQEPSSEELLPENPFVGLSQDIFENSNEEPPQETSTGENISSSEEPSSSDVTEPSQEPLPDNVFIQLSQDTFVNYDEPSENTFDEVNFSSSEESSQDTSERGHDISSLEPLKNYPISSHFTKESPISKGENLILSPLLSELSPTKSIEEEHSNSKKQLGLHVISGHEKLTLCSFLPDGTFLRDLRSCNKFFVCANSRIFAGHCPDELYFDIDNRVCNFPSLVECKIDERHISHPLNKILSLEASSIAERDANEDVTSNEKASLPSELISEVLLNTSNSEPVSAPNEESSAEVNIPKEFESSSVSPSETYPTTEEPSLDNTSTEESIPSPEEPAPEKPSTPLPQEPSSRPPKEPSPEGKPTSAPEEPPTPPSKEPSPGGKPTRPPKEPSPEGQSTPAPEKPLSPPPKEPAPEGKPTPAPEEPPKEPSPEGKPTPAPEESSTPPPKEPSPGGKPTRPPKEPSPEGQSTPAPEKPLSPPPKEPAPEGKPTPAPEEPPKEPSPEGKPTPAPEESSTPPPKEPSPGGKPTRPPKEPSPEGQSTPAPEKPSSPPPKEPAPEGKPTHAPEESSTPPPKEPSPGGKPTRPPKEPSPEGQSTPAPEKPLSPPPKEPAPEGKPTPAPEEPPKEPSPEGKPTPAPEESSTPPPKKPSPGGKPTRPPKEPSPGRKTTPFPKDQPYEKPSTPASEELPRTDCTLLQNGVFLRDPQLCGKYYVCINGKAIPQHCRNGLYFDIKKKVCNFPSLVDCSNGIEEAETDAHVLKIKKGSITLESSPKKPTRVESLSSFAVAEEIGSSSQEGTDCTYLENGIFLRDPQLCGKFYVCSNGKAIPQHCPDFLHFDLKKNVCNHPSLVDCSNDNARSKVPDCGDLPNGAHIRDDQSCSKIYICANGVPIARQCPHGLNFDIIQGYCNIPSLVNCSIKNSIEANSLQTERDLPDCSGKEDGTSIRDSKMCNKYFICRNGQPKIHYCTSGNWFDIDRQICANKRSVECNIEM from the exons ATGCAACTCG tTAATATTCTGTGGTTTGGTCTGTTGATCACTCCACAGGCACTTGCTTTGAATACCTGTGAAGGACAATCATTTGGCTATAAAATTACGAATCCAGAGAAACCAGAATCATATTTCTTATGTTTGGGATTTATGGGTCTAAAACTGGACCAGAACTGCAATGATGGTTTTCGGTTCAGTCAGCAGCTTCAAACTTGCGTAGACAAGGATAAGTCTACGAAAGAACCAACTGAAAACGTAACCCCAGAAAAACCGATTTTCTTTAATATCTTTGGTTACTTTTGGCCATCGTCACAGTCAACTGAAgtaaaaaaaccagaaaactCATCTGTTAAAGTAATATCTCAAAGTGCATTGCTATTAAATTCAGAACTTTCGGAGAATG AATCGGAACCATTAAATGATGATACAACGGAAGCTTCTGAAGAACAGGGGTCAACTTTATCTACAGATAACACATCTGATGACTTTAGTTACTTCTACAGTGGTGATGGACCAACTTCAGAAGAGCCATCGCTTTCCACTGTGACTGATTCGATTCAAGATACGTCAACGGAAAATGATGTCATAGTTTCAGACGAGCCAAGCTCTGAAGAACCTCTACCTGAAGACTCTTTCATTCAACTATCTCAAGATATTTTTGCAAACTCCAATGAACACTTTCAGGAAATTAACATTTCAAGCTCAGAAGAGCCATCTCAGGACACTTCGACTGAggaaaatatttcaagttCGGAGGAACCATCTTCGTCAGATGTTACTGAACCTTCCCAGGAACCAAGCTCTGAAGAACCCTTACCTGAAAACCCTTTTATTGAACTGTCGCAGGATATTTTAGAGAACTCTAATGAAGGGCCACCCCAGGAGACTTCGACTGAggaaaatatttcaagttCGGGGGAACCATCATCGTCAGATGTTACTGAAGCTTCCCAGGAACCAAGCTCTGAGGAACCCTTACCTGAAAACCCTTTCGTTGAACTGTCGCAGGAAATTTTCGAGAACTCTAATGAAGAGCCATCTCAGGAGTCTTCGACTgagcaaaatatttcaagttCGGAGGAACCATCGTCGTCAGATGTTACTGAACCTTCCCAGGAACCAAGCTCAGAGGAACTCTTACCTGAAAACCCTTTCGTTGGACTGTCGCAGGATATTTTCGAGAACTCTAATGAAGAGCCACCCCAGGAGACTTCGACTGgtgaaaatatttcaagttCAGAGGAACCATCTTCTTCCGATGTGACTGAACCATCACAGGAACCCTTACCTGACAACGTTTTTATTCAATTGTCTCAGGATACTTTCGTCAACTATGACGAACCGTCTGAAAATACTTTTGATGAAGTTAACTTTTCAAGTTCTGAAGAGTCTTCTCAGGATACTTCTGAAAGGGGTCATGATATTTCATCTCTGGAACCATTGAAAAATTATCCAATATCTTCGCATTTTACGAAAGAATCTCCAATCTCTAAAGGGGAGAATTTAATTCTTAGCCCATTGCTAAGTGAGTTGTCGCCGACTAAGTCAATCGAAGAGGAGCattcaaattcaaagaaaCAATTGGGACTACATGTCATATCAGGACACGAAAAACTAACACTTTGCAGCTTCTTACCAGATGGAACATTCCTACGGGACTTAAGGTCATGCAACAAATTTTTCGTGTGTGCAAATAGTCGTATTTTTGCAGGACACTGTCCAGATGAGCTATATTTCGACATTGACAACAGGGTATGCAATTTCCCTAGTCTCGTTGAATGTAAAATCGATGAGAGGCACATTTCTCATCCCTTGAATAAGATTCTTTCGTTGGAAGCTAGCTCCATTGCTGAGAGAGATGCCAATGAAGATGTCACTTCCAATGAAAAGGCATCGTTGCCAAGTGAACTAATATCAGAAGTATTACTAAACACTTCGAACTCTGAACCAGTGTCTGCACCCAATGAAGAATCATCCGCAGAAGTCAATATACCTAAAGAATTTGAATCTTCTTCGGTTTCTCCATCAGAAACGTATCCTACTACTGAAGAACCTTCTTTAGATAATACTTCCACAGAGGAATCCATTCCAAGCCCTGAAGAACCTGCTCCTGAAAAACCATCCACTCCCCTTCCCCAAGAACCATCATCTCGTCCTCCAAAAGAACCATCTCCTGAAGGAAAGCCTACCTCTGCTCCCGAAGAGCCACCAACCCCTCCATCAAAAGAACCATCTCCGGGGGGCAAACCCACACGACCTCCAAAAGAGCCATCTCCTGAAGGGCAGTCTACACCTGCACCGGAAAAGCCATTATCCCCACCTCCTAAAGAACCAGCTCCTGAAGGAAAACCTACCCCTGCTCCCGAAGAGCCTCCAAAAGAACCATCCCCCGAAGGAAAACCTACCCCTGCTCCCGAAGAGTCATCAACCCCACCTCCAAAAGAACCATCTCCGGGGGGTAAACCCACACGACCTCCAAAAGAGCCATCTCCTGAAGGGCAGTCTACACCTGCACCAGAAAAGCCATTATCCCCACCTCCTAAAGAACCAGCTCCTGAAGGAAAACCTACCCCTGCTCCCGAAGAGCCTCCAAAAGAACCATCCCCCGAAGGAAAACCTACCCCTGCTCCCGAAGAGTCATCAACCCCACCTCCAAAAGAACCATCTCCGGGGGGTAAACCCACACGACCTCCAAAAGAACCATCTCCTGAAGGGCAGTCTACACCTGCACCAGAAAAGCCATCATCACCACCTCCTAAAGAACCAGCTCCTGAAGGAAAACCTACCCATGCTCCCGAAGAGTCATCAACCCCACCTCCAAAAGAACCATCTCCGGGGGGTAAACCCACACGACCTCCAAAAGAGCCATCTCCTGAAGGGCAGTCTACACCTGCACCGGAAAAGCCATTATCCCCACCTCCTAAAGAACCAGCTCCTGAAGGAAAACCTACCCCTGCTCCCGAAGAGCCTCCAAAAGAACCATCCCCCGAAGGAAAACCTACCCCTGCTCCCGAAGAGTCATCAACCCCACCTCCAAAAAAACCATCTCCGGGGGGTAAACCCACACGACCTCCAAAGGAGCCATCTCCAGGAAGAAAGACTACTCCATTTCCAAAAGATCAGCCTTACGAAAAACCATCTACTCCTGCCTCCGAAGAACTACCAC GTACCGATTGCACACTCTTACAAAACGGAGTCTTCCTTCGAGATCCTCAGTTATGTGGCAAATATTACGTCTGCATCAATGGCAAAGCCATTCCTCAACACTGTCGAAACGGACTCTATTTTGAtataaagaagaaagtttGCAATTTTCCTAGTTTAGTTGATTGCTCTAATGGCATCGAAGAGGCCGAAACAGATGCACATGTTTTGAAGATTAAGAAAGGATCGATAACACTAGAATCTTCTCCTAAAAAACCAACTCGTGTAGAATCATTGTCgtcttttgctgttgctgaggAGATTGGATCGTCGTCCCAAGAAG GCACCGATTGTACCTACCTAGAAAACGGAATCTTCCTACGAGATCCTCAGCTGTGTGGCAAATTTTACGTATGCAGCAATGGAAAAGCCATTCCTCAACATTGTCCAGATTTCCTGCATTTTGacttaaagaaaaatgtttgcaaTCACCCAAGTCTAGTTGATTGCTCGAATGACAATGCAAGATCCAAAGTACCTGACTGTGGCGACTTGCCAAACGGTGCTCATATCAGGGACGATCAATCGTGtagtaaaatttatatatgcgCCAATGGTGTGCCCATAGCACGACAATGTCCCCATGGTCTTAATTTTGATATAATCCAGGGCTATTGCAATATACCCAGTCTAGTGAATTGCTCCATTAAAAACTCAATAGAGGCAAATTCCCTTCAAACTGAACGCGATCTACCCGACTGCAGTGGCAAAGAGGATGGTACCAGCATACGGGACTCAAAGATGTGCAATAAGTACTTTATATGCCGCAATGGACAGCCAAAAATACATTATTGTACCTCTGGCAATTGGTTTGACATCGATCGTCAGATCTGCGCCAATAAACGGAGTGTAGAGTGCAATATTGAAATGTAA